The Carassius auratus strain Wakin chromosome 30, ASM336829v1, whole genome shotgun sequence region GAAGTGGATATCAATGAGAccgtagatcagctccaggctaaGATCTACCGCAAAGAGAGAGTCCCCGTGGACCAGCAGAGACTGATTTTCAACGGAAGACAGCTGGAGTCCGGCAGAAAGTTGCAGGAATACGACATCAGCTCAGGAAGCAGCATTCACATGACTCTCCGTCTGCGAGGAGGGTGATCGGGCGAATGTGTGCAAAAAGGACCAAAAAGTGTTCTCTTTAGATTTGTTAATGATGTATACGAAACTCGctgttaaaattttatttttttgcttcataATGTCTTAAGAACTCATGCAATTCCATTGTTGGCTATTTATCTGCACTTGTCTTCAGGGGAACACATtcaggtgtccttgttacatgttacatgtactgactattataataacagtaaattctgcataattacatgcaagtatccCCAAGtcaaccctaatcctaaccttaaccatatgtacatgtagttaatcaatattactcagtacaccagtgtaaaaaggacaccttaaaataaagtgtagccCAACCCTCTTCAGAACTCATGAGGATAATTCCATTGTATATAACTGTATCTTTGATCATGATGAATGATCTTTCACTgtgactataataataaaaactcaaatCATTTGAAGAAAGTTCCAGTTTTTTTGTTCTGTGGTTCTCATGTTTTTGTGAATTACTGAATAAGTTTTCCCAAAAAGCCTGACATAACTATAGTAAATGCTATTAATACTTGAATTACTAATCTTGCAATTTAAGGAAAACATAGCtctatgtaaacaaatatttcatcACAATTTTCACACATAGTCATATGGGTACCATGTCTCCAGAAAGCAAACACATAACGTGGTATAAGACACATGATAATGAATGGAAAGTGTTGAGTCTTCTCAGACTGATACGCTGCATAAGTTCAGCTCTAGagggtgtgtgtctctctgtaggGTGTGTCTGGATCACCTGGGTTTCCCTCGTCATGTGATCATGGGGAAAACCCTCTTACCAATTATCCACTCAAGAGCAGAATGAAAAATGAAAGCTGTGTAAGCAGCTGTCAATGAAACACCTTTTTGTTTTTCGTTGCCAACTAATCTAAAGTCAACGTGATTCaggattattataaaataaatatttaatgatctGTTCACCGAAAGGTTGTTTGGGGAAGCAAATATGGTTcttttctatggcatcactgtgaaaagggaagtagtggcctaatggttagagagtcggacttgcaatcgaagagttgtgagtttgagtctcgggccggcaggaattgtgggtggagtgcatgtacagtgttctctccaccttcaataccacgactgaggtgcccttgagcaaggcactgaacccccaactgttgcccactgctccggctgtgtgttcactgtgtgtgtgtgtgtgtgtgtgtgtgtgtgtgtgtgtgtgtgtgtgtgtgtgtgttcactgctgtgtgtgtgtgcactttggatgggttaaaagcagagcatgaatcCTGGccgaatgtcacttcacttcaaaacTCATGCTTAGAACCTTTATTATTGAGTATAATTGTAATGGAcattacacaaataaaacacaccaAGTTTGTATCTTGCATCATGTTTATAATCGCTGCTTTTCTGAAGTatggaaacaggaagttgctgaaTAATCCCTGGAAAGGAAACTCAGCGAAGGGGTGAGTTCAAAACaatcatgaatatttaaaactgattgtgtgtttgtgaaagagacaacttcatttttataacaaaaaaagtaataagtatattttatttcttaacatTAAAGCTGCTATAAATGCAGTGTGAAATGTGCCCTTCACATATTAAATAGAATAATATAACGCTCTTTAAAACACTGGCATACAGTAAAGAGcctttaaatcataatattatataaatgttattttattttatacatgttttattggtgtgtgtgtgctggtaatTATTTTAAACCCAGCGTCATAAAAACAACATTGTATGCATTTATCGggctatgaaattatacaaaataatcacCAAGACCATTGCTTTATATACATCACCTCACAGTGAAGATAACAGCAGTAGTATTAGCAACCGCTAAAATTATTTTGtgctcaatatattttaattaatcaaatacagCAATCAAAACCCTGACATCATTGTCAGGAACTTCTGCAAGCGAACGAAATAGTTTTAGtaacaaatacacattttgtgACAAAACTGACAAAGATTGCACCCAAACATATATTAATTGCCTCTTATGTTAAATAATTCAGAATAGTTCCTTGGTAAaggaagttttattttatttttgtagcgaTATATGCTGCTTTAACGTCAAAACTCAAAAGTGTCTTCAGAATATTTAGTGAAGGATAAGCTCATCCAGGACAGTAAACACAAACACTGTTCATACTATAATTAGTACAGAAACGAGATTGCCACGTCTCAGGTGGAACTGATTAGACTTTATCATATAATGGATGGACAGCAGGCATAACTGACAccagaacagaaaacaaaactgtgaCCTTGAACTGCAGTGTAGACACAAATGGAGGTGTATTCACTCTGTATGACGTGCTTCACTTTACCTGGATTTCCCCAATCTGCAGGTGGAACATTCTCACATTCCAAAGATCTCTGATTCCCTGTTATGTGTGAATGAAACTCTCAAGAAGGTtactgattaatttatttttttgttacatttatttttaatgttaatttgaatgtttatgaGGTTGATGAAGGAAGGAAAGGACTAAACCATACGCAGTTATAAATTGACTATAGGCTAACTATAAACAGCGTATAAACTATAGGCCTATGCTGATTTTaatgtagattacagaaaacaaatatgggATAGCGATAAGATACAAAACAGAACGTTCCCCAAGCGTTCATATGGTTCCtgcaggttatttatttattaatcatttttggttttattgtttgttatatttagcatgtttgtttgttttgcatccaAGTTAGAAAATTATCTGTGGGTAAACAGAACATTGCaagaaggttttatttttttatttattttttttattattaattacctGCAGGGAACCAATAGGCCTACTGAACGTTCTTTAAAggttatttctatttttacaatgttttggGACCCACAGATGGCTGGCTACGTAAATTCAGCTAAAggagatttataaataaataaataaaagaatgaattaatggataaattaatatttcatatttgattttattattattattagcctattattattattattattattattatatatatatatttatatatatatatatatatatatatatatatatatatattgtttttttattttatttttttgcactgaacATCCTGTTGATCAATGATTTCTCAGGACTTACATCAGCGATTTGCTGAGAATGGAAACCGAAAGTGACTGAGCAAGTTTTTGAAAaggaaacattgttttgtttggaGGCGGGGCTTGAGATGACGCTTTATATATTCATACCTTTGCTCACCAGAGGCACATTATCTTACAAGACTTATTGAAGATAACATTTAGCGAAAGCCATATTTAAACAACCAGACAGGTAAGCCGCATACCTATGAAAATATTGAGCATTAACTCCAGTTTTAAGTAACTAAATGGTTCTGTAGTTGTCAGTTTTtaattcttttatatttaatctcaTCTGAAAGGTGATGGAGCTGATAATAAGACTGCTGAGTGGAGATGTGAAGCGTCTGGAAGTGAGCGGTGGAGCCACAGTTGGTGAACTGAAGAAACTCATCTCTCAGATCATCGGAGAACCTTCTTACAAACAGAAGCTGTCTGCCGATAACGGTTCGCGTATCAGCCTTGAGGATGAGTCTCGAACCCTCAGCAGTTACGGTCTGCACTCTGGATCAGTGGTCAGTCTGCTCATCACCAACCCCGGACCTTTCCAAGTGTTCGTCAGGAATGAGAAGGGCCAGACCGGGACGTATGAAGTGGATATCAATGAGAccgtagatcagctccaggctaaGATCTACCGCAAAGAGAGAGTCCCCGTGGACCAGCAGAGACTGATTTTCAACGGAAGACAGCTGGAGTCCGGCAGAAAGTTGCAGGAATACGACATCAGCTCAGGAAGCAGCATTCACATGACTCTCCGTCTGCGAGGAGGGTGATCGGGCGAATGTGTGCAAAAAGGACTAAAAACTGTTCTCGAAAAGGACTAAAAGTTTTTCTCTTTAGATTTGTTAATGATGTAGCTAAATACGATAGGCCTGTTATGCTCGCTGTTAAAATGTGAGTGTCTTAAGAACTCATGCAATTCCATTGTTGGCTATTTATCTGCAGATGTCTTCAGGGGAACACATtcaggtgtccttgttacatgtactgactattataataacagtaaattctgcataattacatgcaagtaaccttaAGACAGACCGCAATTCTAAATTTAACCATACAGTAAAGTGCATTTAGTTAATCAATATTACTcagtacataaatatataattgcactgtaaaaagaacaccttaaaataaagtgtagccCAACCCTCTTCAGAACTCATGAGGATAATTCCATTGTATATAACTGTATCTTTGATCATGATGAATGATCCTTCATTgtgactataataataaaaactcaaatCATTTGAAGAAAGTTCCAGTTTTTTGTTCTGTGGTTCTCACGTTTTTGTGAATTACTGAATAAGTTTTTCCAAAAAGCCTGACATAACTATAGTAAATGCTAattctttatgaaaaaaaaaagaaagaagacattaattactgtaatttacaTGACATCCAGGTCTGTAAATCACTTTCATACTTAGAATACCTCATATATCCAGGTTTTCCAAAATGGATCTCTGAttcttcaaagaaaaaacataaaataagataagaaaTATCTATAGCTCATATTAATACTTGAATTACTGATCTTGCAATTTGAGGAAAACATATTTCATCACAATTTTCATACATAGTCATATGGGTAACGTCTCCAGAAAGCAAACACATAACGTGGTATAAGACACATGATAATGAATGGAAAGTGTTGAGTCTTCTCAGACTGATACGCTGCATAAATTCAGCTCTAGagggtgtgtgtctctctgtaggGTGTGTCTGGATCACCTGGGTTTCCCTCGTCATGTGATCATGGGGAAAACCCTCTTACCAATGATTCACTCAAGAGcagaatgaaaaataaaggtTGTGTAACCTGTCAATGAAACACCTTTTTCGTTTTCGTTGCCAACTAATCTAAAGTCAACGTGAATCaggattattataaaataaatatttaatgatctGTTCATCGAGAGGTTCTTTGGGGAATCAAAAATGGTTgttttctatggcatcactgtgaaaacacacacTTGGAACCTTTATTATTGAGTGTTGAGTATAATTGCATAGTTAATGGACGTTacacaaataactaaataaaaaatagtaaaagtaataataatagaagCATTAGggaacacagtaaaaaaaattcacattaaatcTCACTATGACATAATTCTTGTAAATGAGATTTCAAGCTCTGTACACACCTGTATGTTTGTATCTTGCATCATTCTGTTATACTCACTGCTTTTCTGAAGTATGGAAACAGAAAGTTGCTGAATAATCACTGGAAAGGAAACCAAGCTTAGGGGTGAGTTTAAAACaatcatgaatatttaaaactgattgtgtgtttgtgaaagatgcaacttcattattataaaaaaaaaaaaagatttttactgAAACCGCTTTAATTAGGGTCGTAAAAGATCTTCTTATCACGGCGGATTCAGGTGCATGCAGTATTTTGGTCTTGTTAGACctcagtgctgcttttgacactatatGCCACTCTCTTCTGCTTGACAGGCTGGAAAATTGGGTGGGTCTTTCTGGAGTTGTCCTCAATTGGTTTCGGTCttatttaacaaatcgtgcccagtTTGTTGgctcaaataaatacaaaattctgCCGCTCGTGTGCtcacttgtacttctcctcgtgaACACATTAccccggttctttcacaattacactggCTTCCCGTAAAtgcgagaattgattttaaaattcttattttaacatacaaggcacttcatgggagtgcacctgagtatctttgtgaactcatcagtccttatattccatcacgctctcttcaaTCTACTAACTCTATTTCAATTCACCAGCCATCATgtaagctaaagaccatgggggaaagagccttttcatataaagcccctaacCTATGGAATGTACTTCCTCTGCACGTCAGAAATTTACCAACGTTGGgtcattttaaaaagttgattaagtcacatttattcaagactgtctttaattaattgttgtattgcttttgatgttttgttctattttatttattactttattgctgtagcgctttgggtttaagaaaagagcattacaaataaaatgtattattattattgtactattagtagttctttctagctcaagcaaatccacaaactaataaaaggatttattattaaggtcgcctgttgactgctgtatataaaagcccttcaatatagttgttgttacctcaggggatgagggagtcatcaaaaaaaacaaaacagaatttttttttttttgtggctataatagagtaccggcacctcttttgggccaatTAAAGCACTGCAgtaaagtacatgtagttaatcaGTATTACTcagtacataaatgtataattacagtgtaaaaaggacaccttaaaataaagtaataaaataaagtagCCTAACCCTCTTCAGAACTCATGAGGATAATTCCATTATAACTGTATCTTTTATCATGATGAATGATCTTTCATTGtgactataataataaatactccAATCATTCCCAAGAAGAaagtttcagtttttaattttttgttagtTCAGTGGTTCTCAAGTTATTGCGATTAACTAAATACGATTTTTCAAAATTCACAATTTCCCAAAAAGACTGCCATAActagtaaatgtaaattatttataaaatgaaagtggaattgtattaatttacatgacaTCCAGGTTTGTAAATCACTGACATAAAACCAACATAAACATCTATACAAAATGTTTTGACCAAAGTCATAAAAAAGGGTACCATGTCTCCAGAAAGCAAACACATAACGTGGTATAAGACACATGATAATGAATGGAAAGTGTTGAGTCTTCTCAGATTGATAAGCTGCATAAGTTCAGCTCTAGagggtgtgtgtctctctgtaggGTGTGTCTGGATCACCTGGGTTTCCCTCGTCATGTGATCATGGGGAAAACCCTCTTACCAATGATTCACTCAAGAGcagaatgaaaaataaaggtTGTGTAAGCAGCTGTCAATGAAACACCTTTTCGTTTCATTGCCAACTAATCTAAAGTCAACGTGATTCaggattattataaaataaatatttaatgatctGTTCATCGagaggttctttggggaaccaaaaatggttgttttctatggcatcactgtgaaaacacacacTTGGAACCTTTATTATTGAGTGTTGAGTATAATTGCATTACACTATAATTGCATTAGTTAATTGACGTTACacaaataacttaataaaaaatagtaaaagtaataataatagaagCATTAGGGAACAAAGTACAAATTTTCACATTAAATCTCACTATGACGTAATTCTTGTCCATGAGATTTCAAGCTCTGTACACACCTGTATGTTTGTATCTTGCATCATTCTGTTATACTCACTGCTTTTCTGAAGTATGGAAACAGAAAGTTGCTGAATAATCACTGGAAAGGAAACCAAGCCTGGGGATGAGTTTAAAACaatcatgaatatttaaaactgagtgtgtgtttgtgaaagatgcAACttcatttttacaacaaaaaaagtaataagcatattttatttcttaacatTAAAGCTGCTATAAATGGAAATGTGCCcttcacattttaaatacagCAATATAACCCTCTTTACAACACTAGCATACAGTAAAGAGcctttaaatcataatattaagtgaattatatatatatatatatatatatatatatatatatatatatatatatatatatatatatatatatatatattttttttttttttttttttttttttttttttttttggtgtgtgtgctggtaattattttaaacaaagcgTCATAAAACAACATTGTATGCATTTATCGggctatgaaattatacaaaatatgttAGCAAGCCCATTGCTTTATGTACATCAACTCACAGTGAAGATAACAGCAGTAGTATTAGCAACCGCTAAAATTATTTTGtgctcaatatattttaattaatcaaatacagCAATCAAAACCCTGACATCATTGTCAGGAACTTCTGCAAGCGAACGAAATAGTTTTAGtaacaaatacacattttgtgACAAAACTGACAAAGATTGCACCCAAACATATATTAATTGCCTCTTATGTTAAATAATTCAGAATAGTTCCTTGGTAAaggaagttttattttatttttgtagcgaTATATGCTGCTTTAACGTCAAAACTCAAAAGTGTCTTCAGAATATTTAGTGAAGGATAAGCTCATCCAGGACAGTAAACACAAACACTGTTCATACTATAATTAGTACAGAAACGAGATTGCCACGTCTCAGGTGGAACTGATTAGACTTTATCATATAATGGATGGACAGCAGGCATAACTGACAccagaacagaaaacaaaactgtgaCCTTGAACTGCAGTGTAGACACAAATGGAGGTGTATTCACTCTGTATGACGTGCTTCACTTTACCTGGATTTCCCCAATCTGCAGGTGGAACATTCTCACATTCCAAAGATCTCTGATTTCCTGTTATGTGTGAATGAAACTCTCAAGAAGGTgactgattaatttattttttgttacatttattttttaatgttaatttgaatgtttatgaGGTTGATGATGGAAGGAAAGGACTAAACCATACGCAGTTATAAACTGACTATAGGATAAACAGCGTATAAACTATAGGCCTATGCTGATTTTaatgtagattacagaaaacaaatatgggATAGCGATAAGATACAAAACAGAACGTTCCCCAAGCGTTCATATGGTTCCtacaggttatttatttattaataattgttggttttattgtttgttatatttagcatgtttgtttgttttgcatccaAGTTAGAAAATTATCTGCGGGTAAACAGAACATTACaagaaggttttatttatttatttatttattattattattattattattatttgtaattaccTGCAGGGAACCAATAGGCCTACTGAACGTTCTTTAaaggttttttgtatttttacaatgttttggGACCCACAGATGGCTGGCTGCGTAAATTCAGCTAAAGgagatttataaataaacaaataaaagaatgaattaatggataaattaatatttcatatttgattttattattattattatttattttattttttattttttgcactgaaCATCCTGTTGATCAATGATTTCTCAGGACTTACATCAGCGATTTGCTGAGAATGGAAACCGAAAGTGACTGAGCAAGTTTTTGAAAaggaaacattgttttgtttggaGGCGGGGCTTGAGATGACGCTTTATATATTCATACCTTTGCTCACCAGAGGCACATTATCTTACAAGACTTATTGAAGATAACATTCAGCGAAAGCCATATTCAGCGAAGCATTTAAACAACCAGACAGGTAAGCCGCATACCTATGAAAATATTGAGCATTAACATTAACTCCAGTTTTAAGTAAATGGTGCTGTAGTTGTCAGTTTTtaattcttttatatttaatctcaTCTGAAAGGTGATGGAGCTGATAATAAGACTGCTGAGTGGAGATGTGAAGCGTCTGGAAGTGAGCGGTGGAGCCACAGTTGGTGAACTGAAGAAACTCATCTCTCAGATCATCGGAGAACCTTCTTACAAACAGAAGCTGTCTGCCGATAACGGTTCGCGTATCAGCCTTGAGGATGAGTCTCGAACCCTCAGCAGTTACGGTCTGCACTCTGGATCAGTGGTCAGTCTGCTCATCACCAACCCCGGACCTTTCCAAGTGTTCGTCAGGAATGAGAAGGGCCAGACCGGGACGTATGAAGTGGATATCAATGAGAccgtagatcagctccaggctaaGATCTACCGCAAAGAGAGAGTCCCCGTGGACCAGCAGAGACTGATTTTCAACGGAAGACAGCTGGAGTCCGGCAGAAAGTTGCAGGAATACGACATCAGCTCAGGAAGCAGCATTCACATGACTCTCCGTCTGCGAGGAGGGTGATCGGGCGAATGTGTGCAAAAAGGACCAAAAAGTGTTCTCTTTAGATTTGTTAATGATGTATACGAAACTCGctgttaaaattttatttttttgcttcataATGTCTTAAGAACTCATGCAATTCCATTGTTGGCTATTTATCTGCACTTGTCTTCAGGGGAACACATtcaggtgtccttgttacatgtactgactattataataacagtaaatgctgcataattacatgcaagtatccCCAAGtcaaccctaatcctaaccttaaccatatgtacatgtagttaatcaatattactcagtacaccagtgtaaaaaggacaccttaaaataaagtgtagccCAACTCTCTTCAGAACTCATGAGGATAATTCCATTGTATATAACTGTATCTTTGATCATGATGAATGATCTTTCACTgtgactataataataaaaactcaaatCATTTGAAGAAAGTTCCAGTTTTTTGTTCTGTGGTTCTCACGTTTTTGTGAATTACTGAATAAGTTTTTCCAAAAAGCCTGACATAACTATAGTAAATGCTAattctttatgaaaaaaaagaaagtagacattaattactgtaatttacaTGACATCCAGGTCTGTAAATCACTTTCATACTTAGAATACCTCATATATCCAGGTTTTCCAAAATGGATCCCTGAttcttcaaagaaaaaacattaaataagatAAGAAATATCTATAGCTCATATTAATACTTGAATTACTGATCTTGCAATTTGAGGAAAACATATTTCATCACAATTTTCATACATAGTCATATGGGTAACGTCTCCAGAAACCAAACACATAACGTGGTATAATGAATGGAAAGTGTTGAGTCTTCTCAGACTGATACCCTGCATAAGTTCAGCTCTAGagggtgtgtgtctctctgtaggGTGTGTCTGGATCACCTGGGTTTCCCTCGTCATGTGATCATGGGGAAAACCCTCTTACCAATGATTCACTCAAGAGcagaatgaaaaataaaggtTGTGTAACCTGTAAATGAAACACCTTTTTCGTTTTCGTTGCCAACTACTCTAAAGTCAAGGTGAATCaggattattataaaaataaatattttatgatctGTTCACCAAAAGGTTCTtaggggaaccaaaaatggttgttttctatggcatcactgtgaaaacacacacTTGGAACCTTTATTATTGAGTGTTGAGTATAATTGCATAGTTAATGGACGTTacacaaataactaaataaaaaatagtaaaagtaataataatagaagCATTAGggaacacagtaaaaaaaattcacattaaatcGCACTATGACATAATTCTTGTAAATGAGATTTCAAGCTCTGTACACACCTGTATGTTTGTATCTTGCATCATTCTGTTATACTCACTGCTTTTCTGAAGTATGGAAACAGAAAGTTGCTGAATAATCACTGGAAAGGAAACCAAGCTTAGGGGTGAGTTTAAAACaatcatgaatatttaaaactgattgtgtgtttgtgaaagatgcAACttcattattatgaaaaaaaaaaaagatttttactgAAACCACTTTAATTAGGGTCGTAAAAGATCTTCTTATCACGGCGGATTCAGGTGCATGCAGTATTTTGGTCTTGTTAGACctcagtgctgcttttgacactatatGCCACTCTCTTCTGCTTGACAGGCTGGAAAATTGGTTGGGTCTTTCTGGAGTTGTCCTCAATTGGTTTCGGTCttatttaacaaatcgtgcccagtTTGTTGGCTCGGGTAACTACAAATCAGATACCGTGCCTGTTCGACAGGGAGTTCCTCAGGGTTCAGTATTGGgtccaatattatttaatatttatatgcttCCACTTGGGCAGATCATTAGGAAACATTGTCTTGGGTATCACTGCTATGTGGATGATACGCAGATTTACATCACCACTAGTCCTGATGTCCATTGCTCATTAATAGCTTTGCGTGGTTGTTTAGCAGAGATTAGTATCTGGATGCATAACAACTTCCTGAAGCTGAATGGCTCCAATACTGAACTGATGCAGATTGGTACAGTGGCAGCTACTCGTAAGGCCGAGCATATCAGTTTGATTGTTGATTCCTGTACGGTAATCCCCACTTCACAGGTGCAAAATCTtggtgtcattttttttaattgtgatccACAATTATCATTTGaagcacacataaaacacatctcTAAAACTACATTTTTCCACCTGAGAAACATAGCTCGACTTAGACCTTTTCTCTCTTTTGCAGACACAGAAAGGCTTTTACATGCCTTCATAACaactaggttagattattgtaatgccttgttctcaggccttccagctaaatcgttgagcaagctttaGTATATACAAAATTCTGCCGCTCGTGTGCtcacttgtacttctcctcgtgaACACATTACACCTGTTCGTTCACAATTACACTGGCTTCCCGTAAAtgcgagaattgattttaaaattcttattttaacatacaaggcacttcatgggagtgcacctgagtatctttgtgaactcatcagtccttatattccatcacgctctcttcaaTCTACTAACTCTATTTCAATTCACCAGCCATCATgtaagctaaagaccatgggggaaagagccttttcatataaagcccctaacCTATGGAATGTACTTCCTCTGCACGTCAGAAATTTACCAACGTTGGgtcattttaaaaagttgattaagtcacatttattcaagactgtctttaattaattgttgtattgcttttgatgttttgttctattttatttattactttattgctgtagcgctttgggtttaagaaaagagcattacaaataaaatgtattattattattgtattattagtagttctttctagctcaagcaaatccacaaactaataaaaggatttattattaaggtcgcctgttgactgctgtatataaaagcccttcaatatagttgttgttacctcaggggatgagggagtcatcaaaaaaaacaaaacagaaaatatttttttttgtggctataatagagtaccggcacctcttttgggccacttaaagcactgcagtAAAGTACAtgtagttcaagttcaagttcaagttcgtttatttataaagcaccacTTAACACAGTCACCcgactgaccaaagtgctgtacaaaataaaatgcatgacatATAGAGATAAAATAAAGCAGATAGAATTGACAACACTAGAACATGTTACATGCCAGTGCAAGTTAAAAGAGTGTATAGCTTCCCTTGAGCATTTGATggtacataataattaaaaacaccaaGTGTGAAAATTTA contains the following coding sequences:
- the LOC113049013 gene encoding polyubiquitin 12-like, whose product is MELIIRLLSGDVKRLEVSGGATVGELKKLISQIIGEPSYKQKLSADNGSRISLEDESRTLSSYGLHSGSVVSLLITNPGPFQVFVRNEKGQTGTYEVDINETVDQLQAKIYRKERVPVDQQRLIFNGRQLESGRKLQEYDISSGSSIHMTLRLRGG